A single Scleropages formosus chromosome 4, fSclFor1.1, whole genome shotgun sequence DNA region contains:
- the gnrh3 gene encoding gonadotropin-releasing hormone 3 has translation MELTGKSVLHLVVLAHVAQIGFSQHWSYGWLPGGKRSAGDTEAKVKMMDSGDLVTFFDEPSPFVLESLGTNQFGREDGGEFTRKRKWMHQKRII, from the exons atgGAGCTCACAGGGAAAAGTGTTCTGCACCTGGTGGTCCTGGCACATGTCGCTCAGATAGGTTTCTCCCAGCACTGGTCGTACGGCTGGCTGCCTGGCGGGAAGAGAAGTGCTGGTGATACGGAAGCAAAGGTTAAG ATGATGGACAGTGGAGACTTAGTGACCTTCTTTGATGAACCCAGCCCCTTTGTGTTGGAGAGTTTGGGTACAAATCAGTTC GGAAGAGAAGATGGTGGAGAATTTACCAGAAAACGAAAATGGATGCACCAGAAAAGAATAAtttga